The following nucleotide sequence is from Aspergillus luchuensis IFO 4308 DNA, chromosome 1, nearly complete sequence.
GCCCTACAATCACGGCGGAGGAAATCTGGGACAAAAGCAAGGCAGATACATTCGCTAAATGCGTAGCATTGGTGCAAGGGGTATGGCTCGTGGTCCAATCCATCGCCCGGGCCGTACAGGGCCTCGCTGTCTCCCCGCTTGAGCTCTTCACCATTGCGTTTGTGTTATCCACGATTATGACCTACTACTTCTGGATGCATAAGCCACAGAGTGTTGGGGTGCCGACCGTTATCGAACTCAAGAGCGGATCAGTCACAAGCCTGATCAACAGTGCTGGGGAGATCGGTGTTGAGCCCTTCCGCGAGACACCACTCGATTTCCTGGAGAAGCCGCACCAGCGGTGGCATCGCCGACCGACCCTCGAGAATCTCCGCCCGCAGAAAAGCCTCCTACAGCGTATGCCAGATGACAAAATCGTGTTCAATGGCCTGAGTCAACGCACCTGGCTACTGGTATCCATCCAGGCCATGGTACATCCCGCTGTCCACTTGCTGGGCTGGAACCATGTGTTCCCGACGAACACTGAACAGCTGATGTGGCGCATCATGAGCGTCTTCCTGGCTTCTGGTCTTCCGCTGTCGAGCATGCTGCGCATAACTCTGACCGCGTTAGGCTTTGACGGTCACCAGTCCCTGACATGGATATGGGTCCAGCCTACcggcaaggaagagaaaggatggCGTGCTTGGGTGCTGGACGTTGTTATGTCTTTTATTAGTGCCTGTCTGGTTCCGGCCCGCTTGTTTATCATCATCGAGGCTTTTATCAGCCTGCGACAGCTCCCATCGAGTTCCTATGTGACCGTTGAATGGACGAGTTTCATCCCGCATGTTTGAACTACGCGAGCGAAAGGACTCGTACTTCTTGTTTCTCCGGAACAGAAATCTTCCGCTGGACGCGGGTGGAAGGTCACAGACGGGTGACTCTTCGTCGCTCCTTGCAGCTCTCCAACTGGGATTGGTTGAGGCACTCAATGGACACCAAGCGGCGGGAACTGCACTATCCATTCACGTCGCCATGCATAGCCGCTATCTAGGGTGCGATAAAACTGCCTTGTCTCTTGTAAAAGCGCGGCACGTCATCGACCTAGTTTAGGAATAAACTCCGCCTGGCATACTGAGCGTCAGGCCACTCTGTCCAAGTGAGCACAGACAAGCGCAGCCCTAGTCTGTCTTCCCCCGCATTCCCCCCGCAAATCAAGGCACATCCGTGGGGGCATCatctgggggaggagagatcgGAGCCAAGCGAGCCAATCGTTCACTCTATTCCGTTCAGATCGGCGTGGGGGCGGTATTCCGTTGGCTGTCTTCTCTTGTGCGCCTTCGTCTTACTTCATACCCGGGGAATGCTGGGCTATGGGCACAACCTCGGCTTAGCATATTTAAATTCACATATCGCCTCACTATCAATCCTTCCAGGTTGTCACCTGTCTTAAGGGATAATGCTAATGCTCCATCATGTTTGGCTTCGACATCGAATTTCGCCGTCACCGGTGGGCCTTGGTCTActgctccatctccgccatcggcGCCCTGGTGTTTGGTTATGACAACACATACTATAGCGGGATTCTAGGCATGCAAGAATTCAAGAATGACTACGGCGATCACTATGAGGATGGTGCGAAAGCATTAGCGACGAGCTTTACGTCGCTGACTACCTCCAGCATCTACATCGGGGATATGCTGGGAGCACTCATAGCAGGGCCCCTCAATGATCGCTTTGGTCGGAAAACAGTTCTCTGGATTGCTTCGGCGTTTGTGCTTGCTGGAGG
It contains:
- a CDS encoding uncharacterized protein (COG:S;~EggNog:ENOG410PIJH;~TransMembrane:7 (o20-40i61-80o155-173i185-203o286-304i316-335o372-394i);~antiSMASH:Cluster_1.3), with protein sequence MAPLPEGEVSGWVDSPNDRGTIDIIWGCCLVLSTALWTVLHLNIPAPDDSLWTVLWRKLRWGTFAILAPDMLVGFSAMQYESAQESVRDMHRLGYKEWTLKHAFYANSGGFVLQSTDYPPFPITAASIHYLVETHHIDCPTITAEEIWDKSKADTFAKCVALVQGVWLVVQSIARAVQGLAVSPLELFTIAFVLSTIMTYYFWMHKPQSVGVPTVIELKSGSVTSLINSAGEIGVEPFRETPLDFLEKPHQRWHRRPTLENLRPQKSLLQRMPDDKIVFNGLSQRTWLLVSIQAMVHPAVHLLGWNHVFPTNTEQLMWRIMSVFLASGLPLSSMLRITLTALGFDGHQSLTWIWVQPTGKEEKGWRAWVLDVVMSFISACLVPARLFIIIEAFISLRQLPSSSYVTVEWTSFIPHV